Part of the Anopheles gambiae chromosome 3, idAnoGambNW_F1_1, whole genome shotgun sequence genome is shown below.
ACCTTACCAACAGAAGATAAGCGTGTTTTTCGTACGCCGGGATGTTTCTTGTCGTATTATTACACCTACCACCTACCACTGCTCTGTGTTAAGCAATATCCGTTAAGCTCGTAAATTCTGTGAAGCCTTTTAATCGATAACTTTACCCCCTTGCATGTGAAAAAGTATGACAAAACATAGACATACTTCGAATAACGCAGCTTAAGACGAAATATAGATGCTTCAAATCAAAGGAAGGGCCGGTATAGAGCAACACAGCTACGATAAAGTTAACCATAAAACCACGCCAGCAGCTCCTCTTATCAGCTTTGGAAGGACGTATTGATAAAGAATGTTGCTCCGAACCAGTTTCGGTCGGAACGTAGACGTCGCTACTAGGGGACTAACGCATACGTGACCCTCTAGACGGTAGATCGAACAGATTGCAGGTGTCTCGGTCGCTTGGGTGAGCAGTCTCGCATGTCTCTGGAGGTAAAGGTCCACCATGGCGTACATGTGAAGTGCATTGTTATTGCGCCAATGGCCGTATCTTATCGCCATGAGACCAAGCAGCGTGGCAAGATTGTATCTACAGTACTTGGGGGTTCGGGTGGCAACTTgcggtaaaaaaagaaagaaatggacCAACAGGGCAGTATCTTGTtgattgatttggaaacttcAATTAGGGTAATTTGTGGTGTATTGTTTCGCTGTGCAAGAAAAGGGGTTTGGTCTGATTAGGGGTAGTGCAACAaagctgtaaaaaaaatctccctGATTTACTCCATACACTTTTCCCAGATAAGCAACAATTAATGAATGTACTCGTATGTTCCAGTAATATTATAAAggttaatatttatttttcctttttgaaaACAGTGACAAAAGCTCTGTGGATTAATATGGTATAATTATAACAACACTCGAAATATCATACTCTCTCCCACATATAGTAAAGCCTACGGTTAAATACTAAAATCTGATTGTAAATTGATCCGACTGCTAACCTGTTTCCTGTTTCTACACAACTTTTTGCTAAATCCCTTGTTCACACAACATACATTAGCACTTTTGCTACTGCTAAAACCGCATCCCAAATACGTACTGTGACGCTACGCTGTTAACACGTGCGTATCACgtgtagaaaaatatttttgcacACCACGTGCGTGAACCAAATGCGCACCACCTTCCAAGTTCAACATGCTAAAATGCATATCGAATGAGTTCTTTTAGTATGTTGAGAAAACAAAAGAGGAAACAGCTCTGTCCGCTTTAAGTAACAGAGACAACATTTCCTGCAGATCCACACTCCCACAATACACTTCCGCATTGAAGGCAAATGCAAATGTTACATTCTGCGTGATCAAACTGTTCTTGTATTTCATTTGCTGGTGTGATAAAAGCCGCTTGATCGCTCTATGTCTCTTGTGACCTGTTCCTGGTTtactgttatttttttactagTTTTTGTTAGCTTTTTCTCTACTGCAATAAGACAGACAGTTTCCAgccttattcttcttctacaTGTTATCCTGCTTTTCAAATGGTTGACGCAGTTTTCATTGCACTTATCAGTGATGTTTACTcgtttgtctctctctctgtgtgtatgtgtatatagAGTTATTAATATAGATCAGTCTTTTCGCATCAACAATAACAGTGGTACGTTTGTCTCTCTTACCATGGGGGGTTTCTCCTCGCCGTCTGGCTTATTGAAAAAAGTCAgatcatcaaacaaaaaaaaagtattgatTTTACTCTACTGATTATCGTTTTGCGTAGTTTTGCGTAGTACGACTGTGAAACATGTGGGCTGATATGTTATCAGTACCGAATATATCGCTTACAGCTTACAGTAAGATATAACTTTAACCTTTCAACTAATACGCCTGGTATGTACGTACGAATAAAAGCAGTAAATAACTTAACCACCTAATGTAATATCTAATCATCATCCACCGTGTCAACCCGGCTAGCTTCTGAGCGGATCTCCTCCTGGGTTCATTTGCCTTCGATCGACTCCTGCCGGTTGAATCCGGGAACACCGGTAATGCCCCGGTGCATATGCTGATGATGGTCGCCGGACGGGCTGGTGGACAGTGTCGTGCCGCGGTTCGATGCGCACACGTCCTCCTCTTCGTCCTCCTCCCGCAGCTCCTCCTCGTTGCACTCTTCGGCGTCCTCGCTGATGCTTTCGGTCGTGATGCGTTGGCCGCGCTTACGCATGTACGCACCGAGCGGTCGCTTCTTTTGCTCCTTGCAGAAGGGGCACGAATCTTTCGACGATTTGCTGCCGCCAGTGGACGAGGACTTGCCAATGTAGCTCAGCAGCTTTGCTGTAAGTAGgcagaaagcgagagagagagagagtttgttGCGATAAGTGAAATTGCATTCCAACAGATGATACGGCAACAGTAATATAACAATTGTGTGTATGGTTGTAATTGAATCTCTCTGCACAGATGGTAAATTCTTTCCGCTTTGGTCTCGCTATCATCATGTGGCTCATAAACGCAAACGgttatttacaaacaaaagtaTTCATTATACGGAGATACGGTCCAATGCAAATAATGCATCGAAGAACAACCCagatgtacacacacacgcacacacacgttaTCTAATCAAGCTGTAGCTGCACACCCAATGTGCGCGCCAGTATGTCATCTTCGTTCAGCTCCAGGCTAAATTAATGTTTTGGGTACATTGCACTTTGGGTGGTGCCTCTTGTGTGTGATCCTCTTGTTAACTTAAGCTTTTGTGAGGGGGTCCAACCTGTAGGCGAACCTGTTCCTCTGCGTTGACAAATGTACTGCGCAAAATGATACCGTTACACCCATTTGATGATGATATCCTCTCCCGggaagtgtatgtgtgtggacaCAAGGCATCGCGGCTCCCCCACGATATCATCTCGCGCCCCACAGTCACGAGACGCAAACACCCCCCAACTGTGTTTAGCAACAGCTTATTTATGGCCATTTTCTATGACactctgtgtgtgtccgtTCGTCCGTCCGTCTGTTGATGGAGGAGGAGATGAAGTGCTGCAGGCTATTAAAACGATTGCAACTCTCCCCGGTAGGGTGTGTGTttataaattgataaaatgGTTGTGATAAGGGTAGGCACAGCAGGACACGTGAGCTGAGGGAACGCTTGATcaatgtagcaaaaaaaaaaaacgttgaaagaagcaaaaaacagtACAGTTTGCCACAAGCGCCCGAGGTCGCTTATCAACTTTATTTTAGTTGTGTTTAATGTCTACAGATTAAACGTTGAAGGCTATTCTTCTTCAACGGTTGTTTTTAACCTGTGTCTTCAGTCAGTTGTTTTGTTGCCAAACGTCCTCTCAGTGTCCTTAATaataaaatcctttttttttcggcgACAACTTCCCCTTATCAAGCGCTCGTGCCAAACTGCCGCCAATGAAACGTTTGTCCTTAAAAGATTAGCACCAAATAACCGAAACCCGGGGATGGTTTATTAGTCAGGGCCAAAAGAAGTGGTGGCGTTTCTATGCTGCTACTAGCAAACAGTGTAATCAGCTGCACAAGTGTGAATCAATCAAAACGACTTGTACCACAAGCGGCATCGGTGATCATTTGCTTATCACATCTTGCCTTTAATTTCCAATgttccaaacacacaaaaaaagagaaaacaaaaacactcccTTGATGAATCCGGATTCgaagaaaacaaagcacacacacacacccaggatgctaacaaaaaagaagacacaAAAAGtaggcaaaaattgatgggggAACTTCAAGTGATAAGAGGGACCCTGATGACGGATGCATCTACTTATAGTGCGGGAGCATCGGTACAACACCGGACGGGGATGGGGAGGACTCTGTGAAATGAACTTGGAGCGAACTTGCAAATCGGTTTGATGATGGTCGAGCTCCACTCCCCATGTGGTCACCGGGAGTTGATAATAGTACAGGCTTCTTATCGCCCTGCCGGAGTGGAACAATTGCAATCAGGCGCAGCTCCACCAGACCAGGCGGACCAAAGG
Proteins encoded:
- the LOC4578351 gene encoding uncharacterized protein LOC4578351, translated to MDIYYMSDSIQYSSFRGPVYRDYEKFPYGTLENPLNNPVSKTKQQQQQRRHHSSSSGSTSAQAKLLSYIGKSSSTGGSKSSKDSCPFCKEQKKRPLGAYMRKRGQRITTESISEDAEECNEEELREEDEEEDVCASNRGTTLSTSPSGDHHQHMHRGITGVPGFNRQESIEGK